A genome region from Nitrosopumilus oxyclinae includes the following:
- a CDS encoding DUF6775 family putative metallopeptidase — MKISKIILYNEPTVPEIQIEKIKEFITDTCQIKVEINDNFFKSLEDEIFEKIASTRIFDLKNQFKKHIPTQEEIQIEKENQDTTEQDTMTLYDGFELRNIIAENISITDNTLHIVFTNKLTATFDNDDFRYHARALISSNPTIISTTGMIEAPAKPKQYYLDLMPNFSEAKIEEIKEKYKGEFLEYHDPRLSDIVEGYVLQTIMYYSTGDAFCENKECRLFNSHWQKDLFYSQLENKKLCDRHQEKLKGIFT; from the coding sequence GTGAAGATTTCTAAGATTATTCTATACAATGAGCCTACAGTTCCAGAAATTCAAATTGAAAAAATTAAAGAATTCATCACAGATACATGTCAAATCAAAGTTGAGATAAACGATAATTTTTTTAAAAGTTTAGAAGATGAAATATTTGAAAAAATAGCATCAACACGAATTTTTGATTTAAAAAATCAATTCAAAAAGCATATTCCAACACAAGAAGAAATTCAAATTGAAAAAGAAAATCAAGATACAACTGAACAAGATACAATGACATTGTACGATGGATTTGAACTACGAAACATCATTGCAGAGAATATTTCAATCACAGATAACACATTACACATAGTTTTTACAAACAAACTTACTGCAACATTTGATAATGATGATTTCAGATATCATGCTAGAGCACTAATCAGTTCCAACCCTACAATAATTTCAACAACTGGAATGATAGAGGCACCTGCAAAACCCAAGCAATACTATTTAGATTTAATGCCAAATTTTTCAGAAGCAAAAATAGAAGAAATCAAAGAAAAATACAAAGGTGAATTTTTAGAATATCACGATCCAAGATTAAGCGATATTGTAGAAGGGTATGTACTACAAACCATCATGTATTATAGTACAGGGGATGCATTTTGTGAAAATAAGGAATGCAGGTTATTTAATTCGCATTGGCAAAAGGATCTGTTCTATTCACAATTAGAAAATAAAAAACTATGTGACAGACATCAAGAGAAACTCAAAGGGATATTCACTTAA
- the cofE gene encoding coenzyme F420-0:L-glutamate ligase produces MQIIPIHVEKEIDPSDDLSDIILKSEKLNDGDILVIAQKIISKQEGRLIDLSTVTPSLLAEGIGSQYQKDPKIIELILSESKRIVRMKNGILIVETNHGFICANAGIDESNIQEGYATLLPVNSDKSAQQIRQKIFEQSNKQVVVIISDTFGRPFRMGQTNHAIGVSGLNPILDYEGTLDSFNKILRVTAIAIADEIASASELVMGKSLKCPFAIIRDYSFEIEDHTINELIRPEHEDLFR; encoded by the coding sequence TTGCAAATTATTCCTATTCATGTTGAAAAAGAGATTGACCCATCTGATGATCTATCTGACATCATTCTGAAATCTGAAAAATTAAATGATGGCGACATTCTGGTAATTGCACAAAAAATAATCTCTAAACAAGAAGGACGTTTGATAGATTTGTCAACTGTAACTCCTTCTTTATTGGCTGAAGGTATTGGCTCTCAATACCAAAAAGATCCTAAAATTATTGAACTAATTTTATCTGAATCTAAACGAATTGTAAGGATGAAAAATGGTATATTGATAGTTGAAACTAATCATGGTTTTATTTGTGCAAATGCTGGAATTGATGAAAGTAATATCCAAGAAGGATATGCAACTTTGTTACCTGTGAACTCTGATAAATCTGCACAACAAATTAGACAGAAAATTTTTGAACAATCAAACAAACAAGTAGTAGTAATAATTTCTGATACATTTGGTCGACCTTTTAGAATGGGACAAACTAATCATGCAATTGGAGTATCTGGATTAAATCCTATTTTAGATTATGAGGGAACTTTGGATTCTTTTAATAAAATTTTACGAGTAACTGCAATAGCTATTGCTGATGAGATTGCATCTGCATCCGAATTAGTTATGGGTAAGTCTTTGAAATGCCCCTTTGCAATAATTCGTGACTATTCATTTGAGATTGAAGACCATACAATTAATGAATTAATTCGCCCTGAACATGAAGACCTTTTCAGATAA
- a CDS encoding cysteine synthase family protein produces the protein MTTVTDTDVLNRVGNTPLVHLDSLSHDNVKYFAKLEGHNPFGSVKDRAAYYMIKDGEEKGILTKGKSIIIEPTSGNTGIALTGIANILGYKVEIVIPEKASNETKDIIRKLGAKVFETSDDLCPKVGAGTDQSIALATSIASSRPDTYYSPNQYANEANFKGHYVGTGPEIWKQTEGKVTHFFTGVGTGGTITGIGAYLKEKNPDVKIIGCQPQQNHLIQGWRNFEESAKPDLFLKRENVVDDWVSADNDEAFSVVKDVFAKDKLLISPSSAAVYACMKKYPIDGDACVVGIFADDGRKFKSVYATQNVMTEEEFDNCLEDAKHMSELAY, from the coding sequence ATGACTACTGTTACTGATACAGATGTTTTGAATCGTGTAGGGAACACTCCGCTGGTACATTTGGATTCTCTTTCTCATGATAACGTTAAATATTTTGCAAAATTAGAGGGTCATAATCCATTTGGGTCTGTTAAAGACAGGGCAGCATATTATATGATTAAAGATGGTGAAGAAAAAGGAATTTTAACAAAAGGGAAAAGCATCATCATTGAACCCACCTCTGGTAACACAGGAATTGCATTGACCGGAATTGCAAATATCTTGGGTTATAAAGTTGAGATTGTAATCCCTGAAAAAGCAAGTAATGAAACTAAAGATATCATTAGAAAATTAGGAGCCAAAGTGTTTGAAACCAGTGATGATTTATGTCCTAAAGTAGGTGCTGGAACTGATCAAAGCATTGCACTTGCTACATCGATTGCATCATCTAGACCTGATACGTATTATTCCCCAAATCAATATGCTAATGAAGCAAATTTTAAGGGACATTATGTTGGAACTGGACCTGAAATTTGGAAACAAACTGAAGGTAAGGTGACTCATTTCTTTACCGGTGTTGGTACTGGAGGTACAATTACCGGGATAGGTGCATATTTGAAAGAAAAAAATCCTGATGTTAAAATAATTGGATGTCAACCACAACAAAACCACTTAATCCAAGGATGGAGAAATTTTGAAGAATCTGCAAAACCTGATTTATTCTTAAAAAGGGAAAATGTTGTTGATGATTGGGTATCTGCTGATAATGATGAGGCATTTTCAGTTGTAAAAGATGTATTTGCTAAAGACAAACTCTTGATTAGTCCATCTTCTGCTGCAGTTTATGCATGTATGAAAAAATATCCTATTGATGGCGATGCATGTGTTGTAGGGATTTTTGCTGATGATGGCAGGAAATTCAAAAGTGTTTACGCAACTCAAAACGTTATGACTGAGGAAGAGTTTGATAATTGCCTCGAAGATGCAAAACACATGTCGGAATTGGCATACTGA
- the proS gene encoding proline--tRNA ligase codes for MGKEDVGITVSKKDDFSEWYTQVVLKAKLADYAPVKGLIVLRPDGYSIWESLRGTFDKKFSRNGIRNGFLPILIPESLLGKEQKHFAGFNPEVFWVTHSGTNEIGDRLALRPTSETLAYTMYAKWIQSWRDLPLKINFWNTALRAEIKATKPFLRTSEFLWQEGHTVHSTQEEAEKEVMKILDIYKNTVEEELAIPVTTGKKSEKEKFVGAVYTTTMESIMPDGKALQMGTSHFLGQNFSKPFEVKFADKDNVEHFAWQTSWGVSWRLIGAMIMAHGDDKGLVLPPKVAPMQVVIVPIYRNDEGKETVLPKVEEIKKELESKDIRVHVDEREGLSPGYKFNDWELKGVPLRIEIGPKDIEKNSIVVAKRYNLEKISLSCSEIEKIPTILDEIQVEMLKKAREDAKSNTLEISDYSDFKSKIEKGGFFNSPWCGKLECEEKIKEETGAEIRVIPFGSENTNQKCIYCQEQSIAVPIFARGY; via the coding sequence TTGGGTAAAGAAGACGTAGGAATCACAGTTTCAAAGAAGGATGATTTTAGTGAATGGTATACACAAGTAGTTCTAAAGGCCAAACTTGCAGATTATGCTCCCGTTAAAGGATTAATTGTACTCAGACCAGACGGTTATTCCATTTGGGAATCATTAAGAGGTACTTTTGACAAAAAATTTTCAAGAAATGGTATTAGGAATGGATTTTTACCAATCTTAATTCCAGAATCACTGTTAGGTAAAGAACAGAAACATTTTGCAGGATTCAATCCAGAAGTATTTTGGGTAACTCATTCAGGAACTAATGAAATTGGAGATAGATTGGCATTAAGACCAACATCGGAAACATTGGCATATACCATGTATGCAAAATGGATTCAAAGTTGGAGAGATTTACCATTAAAAATTAATTTTTGGAATACCGCATTAAGAGCCGAAATTAAAGCAACAAAACCATTCCTCAGAACTTCAGAATTTTTATGGCAAGAAGGACATACTGTACACAGTACTCAAGAAGAAGCAGAAAAAGAAGTAATGAAAATTTTAGATATTTACAAAAATACAGTTGAAGAAGAACTTGCAATTCCAGTAACAACAGGTAAAAAAAGTGAGAAAGAAAAATTTGTAGGAGCAGTGTACACCACTACAATGGAATCAATCATGCCAGATGGGAAAGCATTACAGATGGGTACGTCTCATTTCTTAGGTCAAAACTTTTCAAAACCATTTGAAGTTAAATTTGCAGATAAAGACAATGTAGAACATTTTGCATGGCAAACATCTTGGGGAGTGTCTTGGAGATTAATTGGAGCCATGATCATGGCGCACGGAGATGACAAAGGATTAGTTTTACCACCAAAGGTTGCTCCAATGCAAGTAGTTATTGTTCCAATTTACAGAAACGATGAAGGAAAAGAAACAGTTCTTCCAAAAGTAGAAGAAATCAAAAAGGAATTAGAATCAAAAGACATCAGAGTACACGTAGATGAAAGAGAAGGGTTATCCCCAGGTTACAAATTCAACGATTGGGAACTCAAAGGAGTTCCATTGAGAATAGAGATAGGGCCCAAAGATATTGAAAAAAATAGCATAGTAGTTGCAAAAAGATACAATCTTGAAAAAATTAGTTTGAGTTGTTCAGAAATTGAGAAAATTCCCACAATATTAGATGAAATTCAAGTAGAGATGTTAAAAAAAGCCAGAGAAGATGCTAAAAGCAATACCTTAGAGATTTCGGATTATTCTGATTTTAAATCAAAAATTGAGAAAGGAGGTTTCTTCAATTCACCCTGGTGTGGAAAATTAGAATGTGAAGAAAAAATTAAAGAAGAAACAGGGGCAGAAATTAGAGTCATTCCATTTGGAAGTGAAAATACAAATCAAAAATGCATCTACTGTCAAGAACAAAGCATAGCAGTTCCAATCTTTGCTAGAGGATATTAA
- a CDS encoding sulfurtransferase TusA family protein, protein MSESTEKKLDATGLFCPEPVFRTKIEIERMQVGEIIIVSADDPAAEDDISRWVTRNGHELLDMSKDGETITFKIKKVK, encoded by the coding sequence ATGTCTGAATCTACTGAAAAAAAACTAGATGCAACAGGATTATTTTGTCCTGAACCTGTGTTTAGAACCAAAATTGAAATTGAAAGAATGCAGGTCGGTGAAATAATTATTGTATCTGCTGATGATCCTGCAGCTGAAGATGATATTTCGAGATGGGTTACACGAAATGGTCATGAATTATTAGACATGTCCAAAGACGGTGAAACTATTACATTCAAAATTAAAAAGGTGAAATAA
- the trxB gene encoding thioredoxin-disulfide reductase — protein sequence MAGGDTGSAVLETRDDEIKITDKTKTKYDVIIIGAGPSGYTAGIYCSRAGYDTLILSGLLPGGQLVNTTEVENYPGFEKGIMGPDLMIDMRKQSQRMGTTIIDDVVVDVDFRRKPFKVLTASEEFEGRAVIIATGANPRKLGVEGEETFSGKGVSYCATCDGPFFRNQEILVVGGGDSAIEEATFLTKFASNVHLIHRRGELRASKIMQERAFNNEKIKFHFDSAVTSIKGDQKIQHAVLKNLKTNEETTLDVGGLFVAIGHVPNTQLFKGQIDLDDEGYIILKNKTHTNMEGIFAAGDVHDRSYRQAITAAGFGCMAAIDVDKYLTESADK from the coding sequence ATGGCAGGGGGAGACACAGGTTCAGCAGTTCTCGAAACAAGAGATGATGAAATCAAAATAACAGATAAAACTAAAACAAAATATGACGTAATCATTATTGGTGCAGGTCCATCTGGATACACTGCAGGAATTTATTGTTCTAGAGCAGGTTATGATACTTTGATTTTATCAGGATTACTTCCAGGAGGACAACTAGTCAACACAACAGAAGTTGAAAATTATCCTGGTTTTGAAAAAGGAATCATGGGACCTGACTTGATGATTGATATGAGAAAACAATCACAAAGAATGGGAACTACGATTATTGATGATGTCGTAGTTGATGTTGACTTTAGACGTAAACCATTCAAAGTTCTGACAGCATCAGAGGAATTCGAAGGCCGGGCAGTAATTATTGCGACAGGAGCTAATCCAAGAAAATTAGGTGTTGAAGGTGAAGAGACTTTCAGTGGAAAAGGAGTATCATATTGTGCAACATGTGATGGTCCTTTCTTTAGAAATCAAGAAATTCTTGTTGTAGGTGGTGGAGATTCTGCAATTGAAGAAGCAACATTCCTTACAAAATTTGCATCAAATGTTCATCTAATACATAGAAGAGGAGAATTACGTGCAAGTAAAATCATGCAAGAAAGAGCATTTAACAATGAAAAAATAAAATTCCATTTTGATTCAGCAGTGACTTCAATCAAAGGAGATCAAAAAATACAACATGCAGTTTTGAAAAATCTAAAAACAAATGAAGAAACTACACTTGATGTAGGAGGATTATTTGTTGCAATTGGTCATGTGCCAAATACACAACTATTCAAAGGTCAAATTGATTTAGATGATGAAGGATACATCATATTAAAAAATAAAACACACACCAATATGGAAGGAATTTTTGCTGCAGGGGATGTACATGATAGAAGTTATCGACAAGCAATTACTGCAGCAGGCTTTGGATGTATGGCAGCAATTGATGTTGACAAATATCTTACTGAAAGTGCAGACAAATAG
- a CDS encoding sulfide-dependent adenosine diphosphate thiazole synthase: protein MQEATVAEQSEKIFTDVREVEITRAIANEFHDVLIDRAESDVIIIGAGPAGLTASRELSNMGYKVLVIEQNNYLGGGYWLGGYMMNPVTVREPAQKIWDELGVPYKKVADGLYITPGPHAVSKLIAAACDAGVKFLQLTKFDDLVLKNGRVAGIVVNWMPVSALPRNITCVDPIALEAKIIIDASGHDSVAVKRLVDRGLAKWKGMEPMHVNDGEEHVVHKTGEVYPGLIAAGMSVTETHGLARMGPTFGSMLYSGKRAAEITAQKIKELER from the coding sequence ATGCAAGAAGCAACAGTTGCAGAGCAATCAGAGAAAATTTTTACCGACGTACGTGAAGTTGAAATTACACGTGCAATTGCAAATGAATTTCATGATGTATTAATTGACAGAGCAGAATCCGACGTCATCATTATTGGCGCAGGTCCTGCAGGATTAACAGCTAGTAGAGAATTATCTAACATGGGATACAAAGTTCTAGTTATCGAACAAAACAACTACCTAGGTGGCGGCTACTGGTTAGGAGGATATATGATGAACCCAGTTACTGTAAGAGAACCAGCACAGAAAATATGGGATGAACTTGGAGTACCATACAAAAAAGTTGCAGATGGATTATACATAACACCAGGACCACATGCAGTTTCAAAATTAATTGCAGCAGCATGTGATGCAGGAGTAAAATTCTTACAATTAACTAAATTCGATGATTTGGTTTTGAAAAATGGAAGAGTTGCAGGAATTGTTGTCAATTGGATGCCAGTTTCAGCACTACCACGTAACATTACTTGTGTCGATCCAATTGCACTTGAAGCAAAAATAATCATAGATGCATCAGGTCATGATTCAGTTGCAGTGAAAAGACTTGTAGATAGAGGATTAGCAAAATGGAAAGGAATGGAACCAATGCATGTCAACGACGGTGAAGAACACGTAGTTCACAAGACAGGTGAAGTATATCCAGGATTGATTGCCGCTGGAATGTCAGTAACTGAAACACATGGATTAGCAAGAATGGGACCAACTTTTGGCTCTATGTTATACTCTGGAAAGAGAGCAGCAGAGATTACAGCCCAGAAAATCAAAGAGTTAGAAAGATAA
- the egtB gene encoding ergothioneine biosynthesis protein EgtB, with product MTSNPELQSEISLLSQFKETRSRTLELVKTLEKDDFVVQTAFFMSPPKWHIGHVSWIYETIMNKIDKNYEFYSKEFSEYLNSYYQQFGVPHDKGLRGVVSRPTTDQIFQYFNTINQKVEKFIQTQTLSEDDVKLIMTGFHHECQHQELLVYDLQHLLAEQYRPVKKNEIVKQPIVDRKSIQIKGGLYIMGNTGKEFCYDIELPEHKVYLNDYKIDEFPVTNKQYLEFMEAGGYETYKYWLSDGWEKVKENKWESPMYWEKVDGKWHTRDFLGIREINSNEPVCHVSFYEADAYCKWAGKRLPTEAEWEKAACWNEYKQEKTTFPWGNENPTNEKCNLLESYHWGCSEIGTYPNGTSHSGCQQMIGDVWEWTSSEYTGYPGFKSGFDEYNDKWFTNQKVLRGGSFGTPKMSIRGSYRNFFRLDERWLFSGFRCAENI from the coding sequence TTGACATCCAACCCAGAATTACAGTCAGAGATTTCATTACTATCACAGTTTAAAGAAACACGCAGTAGAACGCTAGAACTTGTAAAAACATTAGAAAAAGATGATTTTGTAGTTCAAACTGCATTTTTTATGAGTCCACCAAAATGGCACATTGGACATGTAAGTTGGATTTATGAAACAATAATGAATAAGATTGATAAAAATTACGAATTTTATTCTAAAGAATTTTCAGAATACCTAAATTCATACTATCAGCAATTTGGAGTACCTCATGACAAAGGTTTGAGAGGAGTTGTGTCAAGACCAACAACTGATCAAATTTTTCAATATTTTAATACAATAAATCAAAAAGTAGAGAAATTCATTCAAACCCAAACGCTTAGTGAAGATGATGTCAAACTTATCATGACAGGATTTCATCATGAATGTCAACATCAAGAACTCCTAGTGTATGATTTACAACATTTACTTGCAGAACAATACCGACCTGTAAAGAAAAATGAAATTGTAAAACAGCCAATCGTCGATAGAAAATCAATCCAAATTAAGGGAGGATTATACATCATGGGGAATACAGGAAAAGAGTTTTGCTACGATATTGAATTACCAGAACACAAAGTTTACCTTAATGATTATAAAATTGACGAATTTCCTGTAACAAACAAGCAATATCTAGAATTCATGGAAGCTGGAGGATATGAGACTTACAAATACTGGTTATCAGACGGATGGGAAAAAGTCAAAGAAAACAAATGGGAATCTCCAATGTATTGGGAAAAAGTTGATGGTAAATGGCATACAAGAGACTTTTTAGGAATTAGAGAAATCAATTCAAACGAGCCAGTATGCCATGTAAGTTTCTACGAAGCAGATGCATATTGTAAATGGGCAGGAAAAAGACTCCCAACAGAGGCTGAATGGGAAAAAGCTGCTTGTTGGAATGAATACAAGCAAGAGAAAACTACTTTCCCATGGGGAAATGAAAATCCAACAAATGAAAAATGTAATTTACTAGAATCATATCACTGGGGATGTTCTGAAATTGGAACATACCCAAATGGGACTAGTCATTCAGGATGTCAACAAATGATCGGAGATGTTTGGGAATGGACATCATCAGAGTATACAGGGTACCCAGGATTCAAATCAGGATTTGATGAATACAATGACAAATGGTTTACAAATCAAAAAGTTTTGAGAGGAGGTTCTTTTGGAACTCCAAAGATGTCAATTAGAGGAAGTTACAGAAATTTCTTCAGATTAGATGAAAGATGGTTATTTTCAGGTTTCAGATGTGCTGAAAATATTTAA
- the serB gene encoding phosphoserine phosphatase SerB, with protein sequence MLAIFDVEGVLYDEEYLPILAEKLNKESEIWEITKQGIQGKINWEEGLRTRVAALKGLDEKTCQEVSDALPIMTGAKEACMALKAAGWKIMAVSGGFSLMMHRLKKELDLDYVFSNELIFKDGKLDGVTINVDSDKSKSAKIKIEEWGEKKEDIVCVVDGANDIKLFDVCGLGIAYRAQDIVKDLATTTLEEKDLSKIIDIINKHYKLELEAATPA encoded by the coding sequence TTGTTAGCTATTTTTGATGTTGAGGGCGTTTTGTATGATGAAGAATATCTCCCAATTCTTGCAGAAAAACTTAACAAAGAATCTGAAATTTGGGAAATCACAAAACAAGGAATTCAAGGAAAAATTAACTGGGAAGAGGGATTACGAACTAGAGTTGCAGCTTTGAAGGGCCTTGATGAAAAAACTTGTCAAGAAGTATCTGATGCATTACCTATCATGACTGGTGCAAAAGAGGCATGTATGGCATTAAAAGCAGCAGGATGGAAAATAATGGCCGTATCTGGTGGTTTTTCCCTGATGATGCACAGATTGAAAAAAGAATTGGATCTTGATTATGTTTTTTCAAATGAATTAATTTTCAAAGATGGTAAACTAGATGGTGTTACAATTAATGTTGATTCTGATAAATCAAAATCTGCAAAAATAAAAATTGAAGAATGGGGTGAGAAAAAAGAAGATATAGTTTGTGTCGTAGATGGTGCAAATGACATAAAATTATTTGATGTTTGTGGATTGGGAATTGCATATCGTGCCCAAGATATTGTCAAAGACTTGGCCACTACAACTTTGGAAGAAAAAGATCTATCTAAAATTATTGATATTATCAACAAACACTATAAACTTGAATTAGAAGCTGCAACCCCTGCGTAA
- a CDS encoding nitrite/sulfite reductase — translation MTISDLKQSLPDSVKSKINWSRIEEADDFANTVKLFRQGKYDEASFRRYRLQHGAYGTRMTSDYAMVRIKLPAGEVYPDQIEKISQLSEQYSIGSAHFSTRENIQLHWVILEDVSEIFRGLAEVGLTSREACGNSVRNVMCSPLSGVCPDEEFDATPYALATARFFLRNPMAQNLPRKFKFNFTCCEKHGMVRMVDVGLIPQIREINGTTQKGFKIFLGGGLGNRSFVGHQLEEFTPEEDLLYTSIAVVRIFDRMGDRKNLARNRMRYLVNDMGWDKFQNLVLKERAVVRATQSVVTQLEVDHTPDVIKRPIRISDENGGETTPDGYARWIKTNTVKQTQEGYVSVFLTLEAGDITASQLYGLADIIRNFSSEGKGRCGFTQNIALRYVHEDDLPRLYSKLLETGLAKSGALTMTAPIGCSGTTSCNLALTNSHRLAKEIQRKFLELKLDEDEDLSDSSIKISGCPNSCGQHGIATLGFFGGGGRVGKDMYANYQMSVGGRSDGDTMLGQTLLRVPAKRVIPVILKIIEIFKANKKSDDTLKSWIHRVVNGNEDSEIKSIIDIKKILEPLIIPPTIDEDPDFYLDYGSDSSYHTKTGKGECAA, via the coding sequence TTGACTATATCAGATCTTAAACAATCTCTGCCTGATTCTGTAAAATCCAAAATAAATTGGTCTAGAATTGAGGAGGCAGATGATTTTGCAAATACTGTAAAGTTATTCCGTCAAGGAAAATATGACGAAGCTAGTTTTAGACGATATAGATTACAACATGGAGCATATGGAACTAGAATGACTAGTGACTATGCCATGGTTCGAATTAAACTCCCAGCTGGAGAAGTTTATCCTGATCAAATTGAAAAAATCTCTCAACTAAGTGAACAATACTCTATAGGAAGTGCACATTTTTCCACTAGAGAAAATATTCAACTACACTGGGTAATCCTTGAAGATGTCTCTGAAATATTCAGGGGTCTTGCAGAAGTTGGTTTGACATCCAGAGAAGCATGTGGAAACTCTGTACGAAATGTAATGTGTAGTCCTTTATCTGGTGTTTGCCCTGATGAAGAATTTGATGCAACTCCATATGCACTTGCAACTGCACGATTCTTTTTGAGAAACCCTATGGCTCAAAATCTTCCTCGTAAATTCAAATTCAATTTTACATGTTGCGAGAAACATGGAATGGTAAGAATGGTTGATGTGGGATTAATTCCACAGATTAGAGAAATTAACGGAACTACTCAAAAAGGATTTAAAATTTTCCTTGGTGGTGGTTTAGGAAACAGATCTTTTGTTGGACATCAATTAGAAGAGTTTACTCCTGAAGAAGATTTACTTTACACATCAATTGCTGTTGTGAGAATATTTGATAGAATGGGTGATAGAAAAAATCTTGCTCGAAACAGAATGAGGTACTTGGTAAATGATATGGGTTGGGATAAATTCCAAAATCTTGTATTAAAAGAAAGAGCAGTAGTTAGAGCTACACAATCAGTTGTAACTCAATTAGAAGTTGATCATACTCCAGATGTTATCAAAAGACCAATTCGAATATCTGATGAGAATGGTGGTGAAACAACTCCTGATGGATATGCAAGATGGATCAAAACCAATACTGTGAAACAAACACAAGAAGGATATGTATCGGTATTTCTTACACTTGAAGCAGGAGACATTACTGCAAGTCAACTATATGGATTGGCTGATATCATTCGTAACTTTTCATCTGAAGGAAAGGGAAGATGTGGATTTACACAAAATATTGCTCTACGATACGTGCATGAGGATGATTTGCCTCGCCTGTATTCTAAATTACTTGAGACTGGATTGGCGAAATCAGGTGCTTTAACCATGACTGCCCCTATTGGTTGCTCTGGAACTACCTCATGTAATCTTGCATTAACTAATTCTCATAGATTGGCAAAAGAAATCCAAAGAAAATTCCTAGAACTAAAACTAGATGAAGATGAGGACCTTAGTGATTCTTCAATTAAGATTAGTGGATGTCCTAATTCATGTGGACAACATGGAATTGCAACTTTAGGATTCTTTGGTGGTGGTGGACGTGTTGGAAAAGACATGTACGCAAATTACCAAATGTCTGTTGGTGGTCGTTCTGATGGAGATACAATGTTGGGACAAACATTACTTCGTGTTCCTGCAAAACGAGTGATACCTGTAATTCTAAAGATAATTGAAATTTTTAAAGCAAATAAAAAGTCTGATGATACTTTAAAATCTTGGATTCATAGGGTTGTAAATGGAAATGAAGATTCTGAAATTAAATCAATTATTGATATTAAAAAAATTCTGGAACCTCTGATTATTCCACCAACAATTGATGAGGATCCAGACTTTTACTTGGATTATGGAAGTGACTCTAGCTATCACACAAAAACCGGCAAGGGTGAATGTGCTGCTTGA